The Lacticaseibacillus rhamnosus DNA window TGTGACCCGCGATCAAGGGTTCCAGTTAGTGGCAGATGCCAAGAAGATTAATCCCAATCTGAAGGTGACAATTTTACGCTGGAACGCTCCGGGATGGGCCAAAACAAACGATCAGATTTACACTTGGTACAAGAACTCGATTTTGAACGCGTATCGTACATATGGCTATATGGTCGACTATGTTAATCCGGGGTTAAATGAGCATAAGCCGGATCTGGCGTGGGCTAAAGAATATGCAAAGCGCGTTAAAACCGATAACACCGGCTTCAAGAATGACACAGAACGTCAACTTTATAACAAGATCAAAGTGGTCATTTCCGATGAGGTCGGCGTTGGTAGTTTTGGTAAGGATATGGTCACCGATTCATCCTTACGAAACGCGGTTACGGCAGCCGGCTATCACTACTCAACCGAAGATGACAGCGCTAAGAACTTCACGGCACTTGCTGATAAGTACGACAAGGAAGTGTGGAATAGTGAAGCTCAGGCCACTTTTGGCAACTCCGACTACCGGCCTAATTCGGGCACCGGAATCGGTGGAGCAGGTAGCTCATTAGAAATGGCCAACACCATCGTGAAAGGCTTTACCGATTCACGGCGGACGAATTTTATCTATCAACCGGCGATTGCGGCTTTCTATGAAGGCGGTCAATACTCATCTAAGAGTGTCCTGCAGGCAACCGATCCATGGTCAGGGTGGACGAATAGTGATGTTGCGATTGATGTGCTTGCCCAATTCAGTAAATTTGCCAAACTTGGTTGGGAAAATAGCGACAATACGTCTGGTATCTGGCGCGCCGTATCTCAGGCAAGTGTTTCCACGGCAACGGGTTCCAATAATGTCAACGGCCGCAACGGTTTGGCTAACTATTTAACCCTTGCTTCACCGGATAAAAAGGATTTTTCCACGGTTATCGTCAATGATAGTAAGTACACGAAGCACTATCAGATCTCGGCTTCCAACATGGCTTATAAAGGAACTCCGACCCTTGAGGAATGGGAAACACGGGCAGCTGATACGACTGCAAAAGATGCGTATGACAGCAATTACCTCAAACATGTTGGCGATGTCCAAGCTGATAGCAAAGGTGTTTATACCGTTACGGTTAAACCATTTTCAATCAAGACGGTCACCACGCTTGATAAGGCAAAGGATTCCGATTTAAACCAAGGCATATCGGCTTCATCGAACAAGCAGCGGACGGTACTTGATACCGATGCCAATGGTAAAGGGACTGACACCTCAGACACGACCTTGTATGCAGATAACTTTGAATATGGCGGTAAGAAAGTTGCCACGCTGAATGCTGATGGCACTAGCAACACCGCAAAGACTGAAGACTTCATAACATCGCGCGGTGGTGACGAAGGCTTCTATCCGTTGTATACATTTAATCGTAATGGGACACTTGAAGGCTACAAGACGACAAATGCCAAGTCAGGTCATTACGTTTTACGCCAGCAGTTGGACTCAACGGTGGTCGAACCGGGCGGGGCTTGGAACGATGGCGATGCGTTGGCATGGATCGGCGACAATCGCTGGATGAATTACAAAGCCAGCACGGATGTCTCATTTGAAGATAAAGGCACCCATGGCAGCGCAAATTATGCTTCGATCGGTGCACGTCAGCAGGCTGATTCAGGCCCGGCAGCCTACCTGAAATTCTGGCAGGATGGTGGCTGGTCATTGCATATCGGCAGTCAGTCAGTTGCAAGCGGCAATGTCGCCACCGGTCAAGGCGGCACCAAGATTTCCGGCTTCGATACAACGAATACGGCTTGGCACAATATTGCCATTCAGGCAGCAGGCAATACCATCACGGCTTCCATTGATGGCCAAAAGGTTGCTGATGGCAAGGTCACGTCTGAGCTTTCCGGACGAGTCACTTTAGGCAGCGGCTACTTCCACACTGACTTTGATAACCTGAAAGTTGAAACTGTCAAAGGCTATACCCCGTACTATTCGCAGCAAATCGATGACTTAGAGATGTACGACACATCTGCCACACCAAAACAACAACTGGTTTATAACGATCACTGGACGCACGAAACCGGACAAGGTATGTACTTGCGGGACCGGACAGTTTCCAAGAATACAGGCGCCGGTGCTACCCTTACGTATACGTTCACTGGGACCGGTCTGGATATTTGTGGCAACAATGATGGCTCAGCGAAGTTGGATGTGACGGTTGATGGCAAACAAGTCGCAACAGATGCTGCAACCAACAAGGCTGACAATCTCGGGCAGACCTACACATTACGAAATTTGAAGTACGGCCAGCATACCGTGACGTTCACTGTCAAAAGCGGTACGTTAGCAGTTGATTATGTCGGTGTCGTCCCAAGTGACACCATTGCCGATTTCAGCAAGCTGCAAACGGCGTACGATAAAGTCAAAGATGTCACGAACGCTGATAACAAGTACACGTCATCAAGTTGGACATCGTTTCAAAAAGTTTTATTAGCAGCAAAAAATGTCCTTGCAGACACGACGGCTTCGCAAAACGATATTGATACGGCCCTCAAAAATCTCAACACAGCATATGCCGCCTTGGCGCTTAACCCAGACAAGACAAAACTGCAAACGGCTTATGATAAGGCAAAAGCTGTGACTAACCCAAGCGATAAGTACACGGACGCCAGCTGGAAAGTATTCCAGACCGCATTAACGGATGCGCAGGACGTTCTCGCTAACGCCAACGCAACTCAAAATGATGTCGACAGCGCCTTGAAGAATCTAAATCAGGCAGCCTCTGACTTAGTGCTGAACCCAGCCAAGCCAGATAAGACGAAACTTCAGGCTGCATACGATAAGAATAAGGCGGTTACGAATCCAGACGACAAGTATACAAGTGAAAGTTGGCAGGCATTACAGACGGCGTTATCAGATGCGCAAAAGGTTCTTACCGACACCAACGCAACCCAAAATGATGTCGACAGCGCCTTGAAAAGTCTGAACCAGGCAGCCACTGACTTAACGTTGAACCCGGCCAAACCAGGTAAGACGAAGCTTCAGGCTGCATACGATAAGAATAAGACGGTTACGAATCCAGACGACAAGTACACAAGTGAAAGTTGGCAGGCATTCCAGAAGGCGTTATCAGATGCGCAAAAGGTTCTCGCTGACACCAACGCGACCCAAGACAGTCTTGATACAACCTTGCAAAAGCTGAATAACGCTTATGCTGGCTTAAAGCTTAACAGCCAAAAACCAGATAAGTCGGCACTACAGACGGCTTATGACAAAGACAGTACAGTGACCAACCAAGCTAATAAGTACACGACCGCAAGTTGGACAACCTTCCAGTCAGCACTTGCTAATGCGAAAAAAGTGCTGGCAGACACTGACGCGGTTCAAGCAGATGTTGATACGGCTTTGCAGAAGTTAAATAATGCTTATGACGGCTTAACCCTTAGCCCGGATAAATCGGCACTGCAAACGGTACTCACAGAGGCACAAACGCTCAGTCATTCAGCAGTAACTGGCGACCACGAAGGTAACTACCCAGCAGATGCGCTTAAAACCCTCCAAGTTGCGATCGACACCGCCAAGAAAGTCGCGGATAACCCTGATGCTTCAAAAGATGATATCGACACTGCAGCATCGACATTAAAACAAGCGGTCACGGCCTTCAAACAGACCGTTGTGACCGTTAACCGCGACCAGCTAACACAGCTCGTCACCGAGTCGCAAACCTTGCGTGCCGATGATTACACCCAGAACAGCTGGACGCCTTATCAGCAAGCAGTAGCAGCAGCACAAAAACTGTTAGCAGGTAAGCCGAGTCAGCAAGAATTAGATGCAGCCGCAACCGCACTGAAGAAAGCCAAAACCAGTCTTGTCGCAGCGCCAACAGGTAAGCTGCCATCAACAGGTGATGCTTCATCCGAAAGTGCCAGTTCTAGCGAAGAAACAGCTTCCTCATCAACAGCCAAGTATCCAAGTACAGGTGAATCACAGCTGTCACTGGCCGTTACGATGGCAGCAGTCGTTTTCCTCATTGGCATCAGCGGCTTTGCATGGTTCTTACACCAGAAGGGGAAAGCTAAATAATCAAGCACGTAAAGTGAACGACTAGATAAGCTTAAGACCCCTGACTATGGAAGATCAAAACTAAATAAAGAGGCTCTAGGGACGATTGAAGTGTCCCTAGAGTCTCTTTTTGGCTGATGGTCAAATATAGAGATGAAAAATACTGGAAAAAGTGTCGCAGCCATCTCCAAGGTAATGACTACCCAAAATTGTCAGCAAACAACGCTTAACATACCAAGAATAGTATTTGGAGATATAACTAAAAAACACTTGCCGGGAGTGTCCTTCATGGCAAGTGTTTTTGGTAGTTAACAAAAGTAGATCAGTCTTTTATAGTGATAGATTTTTCTTTACTTACCAGCCCGAATGGCATCAAGCTTGGCCCGATACTTCTTAGCTGTAGCAGTGACGCCAGCATAGTCGCCGGTTTTGGCTGCGGCGGTGAGGTTGCTGCCGGCACCGACTAAGGTAACGCCGGCATCGAACCAGGTTTCGAGGTTATCAAGCGACACACCACCGGTTGGCATAATGGCCAGCTGCGGGAATGGGCCGTGAAGTGCTTTGACCATAGCCGGACCAGCAACACTGCCAGGGAAGACCTTCACGAGATCGACGCCAGCTTCAAGCGCGGTTTGGATTTCGGTTGGGGTGAAGCAGCCTGGGGTGTAAGGAATTGAGTAAAGGTTGCAGATCTTGGCAACGTCAGCATTGAAGCTTGGGCTGACGATAAACTTGGCGCCGGCAATGATAGCCAGACGCGCGGTTGCAGGATCAAGAACCGTTCCGGCACCGATCAGGACGTCTTCACGGTCACCATACTTTTCACTGAGTTCATCCAATGCCTTGTCAGCATGCGGGACGGTGAAAGTAAGCTCAATACCCGTAACGCCGCCAGCAATCACGGCATCAACGGTTTTGACCGCTTCATCAGCATCGTCACCGCGGACAACGGCGACACAGCCGGTGTTAATTAAGCGATTAAGATAGTCATATTTTTGCATGGTTGTTTTTTTCTCCTTAGACGTGTTCTGTAGTGAAGAAAATCAAATGGGATGCTTAAAAGAATTGAGTGTCTCACGCGCGCTCAGTTTTATTAAGACTGGTTTGCATGAACTTGTCAAGCTGTTGTCGCGTTGGGTAACCGGTGTTGTCGCCGGGTGATTGAATCGCTAAGGCACCGATAGCATTACCGCGGCTGGCTGCTTCGGCCGGTGAGCGACCTTCCAGTAAGGCGCTGATGACGCCTAATGCAAAGCCATCGCCTGCGCCCACCGTATCGACAATGTGTTCGGCCGGAAAACTTGGCAGTAACTGTCCAGGCACATCACGGCCTAACAGATACGCACCTTGTTTACCGACTTTGACAATGACCAGTTGCGTTTGCTCACTTTGATTGAGATAGAAGTGAGCGATGGTTTCCGGATCATCACTGCCGACGAGAATTTTTCCTTCTGCGGCACCCGGCAGCACGATCGATGCACTTTTGGCCAACGAATTAATCGTTGTCACCATGGTGTTCTGATCAGGCCATAGTGCTGGGCGCAAATTGGGGTCGAACGTGATCAGAATGCGATTGCTGATCAAACGTTTCATCAGCCGCTTAGTTGCAGCCAGCGTTGATGCCGAGGCGGCTGGAAAGATACCGGTAATGTGGGCAAGTTTGACGCCGGCCAAGTCAATCCGATCAATCGCCGCGGGATCAAAATGCGCTGCCGCTGATCCTGCCCGCAGATAGTAGGTGTTAGGATCGCCATGCGTCACACGCGCCTTGAACTCGATGCCGGTTGGATAACGTGAAGTCGTGGTTACATTGTCGGAACCGATGCCGGCTGCTGTGAGTTGTTGGCGAATGAAAATGCCATTCGGGTCTTCACCGAGATGCGTAATGTACTCGACGGAATGGCCGAGTCGACTCAATCCAACGGCAACATTTAACTCAGCGCCAGCCAGATACTTGGTAAAATGTTTGGCGGCCGCTAATGGCACATCTGCTTCTTCAGCGGCAAAGACGACTAGCGGTTCACCGATTGTCAGGCATTCATTCACGTGTGATCGTACTCCTTTAAGCGTTTAATCGTTGTTATTGTCGTAGAAACCAAAGTAGTCATGCGCGTTCCCATAGCTGATATTCTTGACAATCCGGCCAAGGGCATCAAGGTCATATGGCACTCGACCCTGTTCGACCAGTTCACCATAGAAGTTGCACAGTACCCGACGGAAGTATTCATGCCGCGGATAAGACAGGAAACTACGCGAATCTGTTAACATGCCGACAAAGTTTGGTAACAGGCTTTGTTGCGCAAAAGTCTGAAGCTGCCGATGCATCCCTTCAGCCGTATCATTAAACCACCAGGCAGCACCTAATTGCAGGTGTTGTTTATCGCCTTGGCCAACGAAGCTTTGTAACATGGTGATGAGTGGTAGCCAATCATTTGGATTCAGGGAATAGAAGATCACTTTTGGCAGTGGGCCACGCGCGTCCATCGCTTGGAAAAGATCCCGGAACTCGCCGACCAAATCAGGTTGACTGCCCATCGCATCGAAGCCGGTGTCGGGACCGATCTTTTTCAAGTTCGGTAAGCTGAGACTGCGATCAACATTGGCATGGAACTGCATCGTCCAGTTGAACTCCCGGTTGAGATCCATCAGCATTTCAACGAGTCCGGTGAGATACTGATCATTTTCAACATCGCTGACTGGCCGGTTTTCAATGCCTTTCTTGATAATGGTATCAAGTGCTTCTTGATCGACTGGGCGGTAGTGGAAGCTGTTGAGGCCGTGGTCAGAAAGGTGGCCACCATGCTCGGCAAAGAAGGTGAAGCGTTGTTTCATGGCTTTCTTCAAAGAAGCAAAGTCGGTGATTTCAACGCCTGCTGCTTTGCCAAGGGTTTGTAAGTAGTCGCCGTAAGTATTAGCACAGATCGCCATTAACTTATCAGGGCGCATCGCTGGCAAAACCTTGAAGCCATTGGTGTCTTCATCGTTAGCAATGAGTTCGTGGTAGTGCAAGTCGCTGGCTGGATCATCGGTGGTGCAGACAACTTCGACATGACTGCGCCGAATCAACGCGCGCGGCGTAAACTCAGGGGTAGCCAGTTTGGCGTTGGTGAGATCCCAGACTTTTTTGGCGGTGTCACGACTCAATACCAGATCACTGCCGAAGAAACGGCGCAGTTCGAGATGAGTCCATTCAAACACAGGGTTGCCCCAAGCATTTTCCATGGTTTTGCACCAGGCGACAAACTTCTCGTAGTCATCGCCATCGCCAGTGATGAGTTCTTCAGGGACACCATTAGCCCGTTCCAGGCGCCACTTGTAGTGATCGCCGTATGTGCCTTCGTTTAACCAAATGCGGGTGATGTTCTTGAAGTTACGATTTTCATAGATTTCCTGCGGGTTAAGATGACAGTGAAAATCAATAATCGGCAGGTCAGCAGCATATTGATGAAATAGTTGCTTAGCCGGCTCATTGGTTAAGAGAAAATCATCGTCCAAAAAAGCCATTACTTTGCGCTCCCTTTTTCTAATGCTTCCCAGAGGCCGTTTAGATAGGTGATGCCTAAAGCACGATCGTATAAACCATAGCCAGGGCGGCCATTTTCGCCCCAGATGTTACGGCCGTGGTCAGGACGGATGTAGCCATCGTAATCAAGGTCGTGCAAGGCCTTCATGATTTCGTACATATCCAGCGAACCATCCTTGGAAAGGTGATCGGATTCGTGGAAGTCGCCTTCTTTGTTGATGAACTCGATGTTACGGGCGTGGATAAAAGGTGCCCGATCTTTTTTGACAAATTCACGGATGATGGCTGGTACATCGTTGTTTGGATTTTCGCCTAAGGAACCGGTGCAGATGGTAAACCCATTGTACCGAGATTCATGCATGCTTTCAATAATCCGCATGTCTTCGGCGTTCTTGTAAACTCGCGGCAAGCCAAAGAGCTCGCGCGGCGGATCATCCGGGTGCATGGCCATGCGAACATCATACTTTTCACAGGTTGGAATGATGGCATCGAGGAAGTACTTCATGTTTTCGCGTAATTTAGCGGCATCAACGTCAGCATAAGCTTTGAATAAGCGTTCGATTTCAGCCAGACGTTCCGGTTCCCAGCCAGGAAGAACATAGCCTTCTGAGTTGTTACGAACCGAATCGATAATATCGTGCGGATCGTCTTTTAGATATTGATGTTGAAAAGCCATGACATTGCTACCGTCTTCTAGCTGATAGTGGAGATTGGTCCGCAGCCAGTCAAAGATCGGCATGAAGTTGTAGCAAATGACCTTGATCCCATATTCAGAAAGGTTCTTGATGGTTTCCTTGTAGTTTTCGATATACTTGTCACGTGATGGCAGGCCAATCTTAATGTCATCGTGAATGTTGACGGATTCGATGACTTCCAGTTTTAAGCCGGCATCTTCAACTTGTTTCTTCAGTGCGGCAATTTTTTCCTTGGGCCAAACTTCACCTACCGGAACATCGAAAAGCGCACCGACAACTTGTTGCGTACCGGGAATCTGACGAATTTGCTGTAAGGTGATGGGGTCATCTTTTTCGCCGAACCAGCGAAAACCCATTTTTAAATCTGACATAAATTAAAGCTCCTTTTCATGATCTTGACGAAATTGTTCAAGGGTCTTAGTCACTGCACCTGGGCCGGCAATGAGTTTCTTGAAGTCGGCTTCTACTTGGTCAGCCAAACCGATTTGATAAAGGTCGTGGCCAAAGATCTGGGCATTGCTCAAGATTGGCTTGAGTGCGGTGTGGACATCGGCATCGCTACCTAACTTGATGTCGGCAACATATGGCTGCAACTGATCCAATAATGGGTCGCGGCTTGGGGTGAAGTCGTTACCTTTATCATCCACTGCCATCAGGTAACGGCACCATCCGGCAAGAATGAGCGGAATTGCCTTAAGCTGCTTAACGCTTTCAGGATCCTTGTCTAAGTAGTGCTGGATCGTCACGCCATAACGAATTGGCAATTTCTGTGAAGTGTCGCTGGCAATCCGTTGCGGGGTATCGGGAATATTCTTGTTTGGCAAGCGCTTGGTGACCAGCTGATCCAGAAACTTCTTAGGATCGATAATCTTAGGATCCTTCACAACTGGCAGATCTTCTTTATAGCCAAGGTACTTGATCAAAGTGAGCAAATTAGGATTTTCAACTTCAGCAGCAATTGACGTGTAGCCAAGGAGGTTACCATAAATAGCCAAAGCCGTGTGCAATGGATTCAAGCAAGCGGTGACCTTCATCTGATCGGCATCGTTAACGGTGTCGCGATCGGTGAGGATGACACCGGCATTTTCCAGCGCCGGACGACCATTTGGGAAGCTGTCTTCAATGACGAGGTAGTGGGTTTCTTCCGTATTACCAAATGGCGCAATATTGGTGTGCTTAGGTGTGTGCACGATGGTGGTGTCTTCAAAACCTTCTGCCTTAAGTTTGTCGGCAACGTTTTGCGCCGGGTTCGGTGTGATCCGATCAATCATGGACCATGGGAAGCTGACTTGCTTAGGATCGGTCAGATAATCGATGAAGCCTTGGGTGACGGTCCCGTGTTTAGCCCAGCCCTTGGCAATTGTCAAAATGCCGTTTTCATAACGTTTGCCGTTTTCAGAGAAGTTGTCGGTGCTGACCATGGCAATTGGCTTGGCACCGGCTTCGTAACGTGCCAAAAGTAGGCGCGCAATGGCACCCATGTTGGTCGTCGCATCATCTGGCTTACCTGCGATATCAGCTTCGGCAGCTGGTGTCAGTTTGCCGTTGATGTCAGTCAGTTGATAGCCTTTTTCGGTAATGGACATCGTAACGAGTTGCAGTGAAGGCTTCGTGAAGATTTCTTTTAAATGTTCCCAGCCTTCAGGATTGGTCTTGTTGTAGTAAATCGCTTCGGCAACACTGGCGATCAGTGTCTTATCAAGTGTGCCGTCTGGTTGCATAACCACTTGCAACACGCGATCGTTATATGGCTTGTAGATATCGGCAGGCACATCGCCATCATAAGTTTCGGCAACAACCACACCAGACTTTAAGCTGCCATTATTGAGCAAGTCCTGCGCAATCTTTGCATGAAAGCAGCGGAAAAGATTGCCGCCGCCGAAGTGAACCCATACAGGATTGGCCTCAGTTGTCTGTTTCATTTGTTCTTGGTCGAATTGCGGAACAGCGATACCAGCCGCTTTGAAGTCAGCAGCCTTTGCTTGATAATCGTCGGTTAGCTTAACCAAAATGATGAACCTCCTTATATATTAATATATCAGTTTCACACACTTAATATAGCACGTGCGGGTTAAAATGGAAAGCGCTATCAGAATACTTTTAACATTTTAATTCAAAAAATATTTCTGTATAGGCTCTGAACCATTAAAAAAGAAAAAGTCGAATCAACAACAGTTATCCGCGTTGTTTGATTCCGACTTTTCCGACGTTATTTCTTGTTAGCATTCACACCTTTGCCCGGTGCCCAGTCGTCCATCAGATTTGCCGGATAAGGATTCAGCTTGAAGTCTTCATCCTGACGCGGCGCACTTTCATTGACGGGACCAAATGCCTTATGAAGCGTTACGGTTCCCCATGCCGGAACGGTAACATGCTGCCAAGTAACCGGGCCGTCATTGTTGATGGTAACGGCGGCGTCCAACGGCTTGCCGGATGGGTTGTAGAGGTGAGCAGCAATGGCGCCATCGGGAGCAAGAAAGGCAACGGAGCCTAAGCCACCGGTGTAGCCATCTTGCGTGTAGTTGGTGGAGCCAATCACAATAGATCCCGGAACAACATCTTGGTTGAAGTTACGCAGCATGTAGTATTCCAGGTTACGTTGAACTTTACCGGTTGTGTGATCAATGGTGACAACCCCGCGACGGCCAGTTGACCCTACCTGGTTTGGCAAGCCCCGTTCGTCCAAGGCAATGTTCCAAAGATCAATCATGTTCAAGCCTTGACGCACGAGCCAATTACCGATCAAGCCAAACATAATATGAGAAGCATCTTCTGGTGTTTCTTCGATCATGCAGCGGCGTTCGGTCATGGCGAGTTTCCAGTTTGGATTCAGGCGACTGCCTTTAAACAAGTTGGTGTAAGGACCATCGTAGGTATGGAAGGCAAAACCATCAAATGCAGCCGCTTCATCAGGGGTCACCAACTCGCTTAGTGGCTTGTCGATGACATCAAGGACGTTTAAACTGCCATCCCAGAAGTAAATCTTGGTATCAGGGAAGGTCTTGTCCAAAGCCGGGCGAAGGAACTTGTAGCCAAAGTGTGCCAGTTCCGGAATCTTCCAGATCATGGCTGGCCATGCAGCTGCATTGGAAGGTTCGTTTTGGATCGTGATGGCGTAAATCGGAATGCCATACTTGCGATATTCTTCAAGGTAACGAACAAAGTATTGCGCGTAAACGCCTTCGAACGTGTCCTTAATTGCATAGCCATTGTTGGTATATTCGCCAAAACGTAAGTGGCCGCCCATTTTTAGTTCGCCGGTACTCTTCATCCAAGCGGGAGCAGACCATGGTGAAGCCATAATCTTAACGGCTGGGTTAATCGCCAGAATTTCCTGAACAACCGGAATCAGATATTTAAGATCTTTGGTTGCATCAGGCGCTCCGGGTTCACCTTCACCAACAGAAAACTTAGATAAGGATGCATCATGCTCGCCAAATGGCACATCATCATAAGTGTAATAAGGTTGACTGGCTGGTTCGCAGGATCCTAATGGAATACGGATGGTCGAGAAATGACCTTCTTCTGGGTCAAACATTTCATGTAGCAAGGCACTGCGTTGTTCCTTGCTCTGCTTCCAGATAAGTGATGCTGCTGCATCGGTGATGGCGGCACCTGCGCCGATCCATTCCTGATGCCGGTCAGCAGGATCAATCACGATCTTGGCTGCATCGCCGGGTGTCGTTTCTGGTTTTGGAGTTGCCAGATGGTCACGCTTTTGTGCCAGATCGCCAGCCGTTACCGTCCAAAATTC harbors:
- a CDS encoding sugar kinase translates to MNECLTIGEPLVVFAAEEADVPLAAAKHFTKYLAGAELNVAVGLSRLGHSVEYITHLGEDPNGIFIRQQLTAAGIGSDNVTTTSRYPTGIEFKARVTHGDPNTYYLRAGSAAAHFDPAAIDRIDLAGVKLAHITGIFPAASASTLAATKRLMKRLISNRILITFDPNLRPALWPDQNTMVTTINSLAKSASIVLPGAAEGKILVGSDDPETIAHFYLNQSEQTQLVIVKVGKQGAYLLGRDVPGQLLPSFPAEHIVDTVGAGDGFALGVISALLEGRSPAEAASRGNAIGALAIQSPGDNTGYPTRQQLDKFMQTSLNKTERA
- a CDS encoding mannitol dehydrogenase family protein — protein: MVKLTDDYQAKAADFKAAGIAVPQFDQEQMKQTTEANPVWVHFGGGNLFRCFHAKIAQDLLNNGSLKSGVVVAETYDGDVPADIYKPYNDRVLQVVMQPDGTLDKTLIASVAEAIYYNKTNPEGWEHLKEIFTKPSLQLVTMSITEKGYQLTDINGKLTPAAEADIAGKPDDATTNMGAIARLLLARYEAGAKPIAMVSTDNFSENGKRYENGILTIAKGWAKHGTVTQGFIDYLTDPKQVSFPWSMIDRITPNPAQNVADKLKAEGFEDTTIVHTPKHTNIAPFGNTEETHYLVIEDSFPNGRPALENAGVILTDRDTVNDADQMKVTACLNPLHTALAIYGNLLGYTSIAAEVENPNLLTLIKYLGYKEDLPVVKDPKIIDPKKFLDQLVTKRLPNKNIPDTPQRIASDTSQKLPIRYGVTIQHYLDKDPESVKQLKAIPLILAGWCRYLMAVDDKGNDFTPSRDPLLDQLQPYVADIKLGSDADVHTALKPILSNAQIFGHDLYQIGLADQVEADFKKLIAGPGAVTKTLEQFRQDHEKEL
- a CDS encoding FIVAR domain-containing protein — protein: MKAKLIGSRPKSSRYTLLWSGIVMAMMAVSLVMLLTIPAATRAASQNPEDTVAVHLDGNDIASNNTNGLTFKGFGVLSGNGTSALLMDYKSEQPDVYAKMMKTLFGGSQPIMTNLKLEMGNDRNNSTGSEPATQRTESEAANVTRDQGFQLVADAKKINPNLKVTILRWNAPGWAKTNDQIYTWYKNSILNAYRTYGYMVDYVNPGLNEHKPDLAWAKEYAKRVKTDNTGFKNDTERQLYNKIKVVISDEVGVGSFGKDMVTDSSLRNAVTAAGYHYSTEDDSAKNFTALADKYDKEVWNSEAQATFGNSDYRPNSGTGIGGAGSSLEMANTIVKGFTDSRRTNFIYQPAIAAFYEGGQYSSKSVLQATDPWSGWTNSDVAIDVLAQFSKFAKLGWENSDNTSGIWRAVSQASVSTATGSNNVNGRNGLANYLTLASPDKKDFSTVIVNDSKYTKHYQISASNMAYKGTPTLEEWETRAADTTAKDAYDSNYLKHVGDVQADSKGVYTVTVKPFSIKTVTTLDKAKDSDLNQGISASSNKQRTVLDTDANGKGTDTSDTTLYADNFEYGGKKVATLNADGTSNTAKTEDFITSRGGDEGFYPLYTFNRNGTLEGYKTTNAKSGHYVLRQQLDSTVVEPGGAWNDGDALAWIGDNRWMNYKASTDVSFEDKGTHGSANYASIGARQQADSGPAAYLKFWQDGGWSLHIGSQSVASGNVATGQGGTKISGFDTTNTAWHNIAIQAAGNTITASIDGQKVADGKVTSELSGRVTLGSGYFHTDFDNLKVETVKGYTPYYSQQIDDLEMYDTSATPKQQLVYNDHWTHETGQGMYLRDRTVSKNTGAGATLTYTFTGTGLDICGNNDGSAKLDVTVDGKQVATDAATNKADNLGQTYTLRNLKYGQHTVTFTVKSGTLAVDYVGVVPSDTIADFSKLQTAYDKVKDVTNADNKYTSSSWTSFQKVLLAAKNVLADTTASQNDIDTALKNLNTAYAALALNPDKTKLQTAYDKAKAVTNPSDKYTDASWKVFQTALTDAQDVLANANATQNDVDSALKNLNQAASDLVLNPAKPDKTKLQAAYDKNKAVTNPDDKYTSESWQALQTALSDAQKVLTDTNATQNDVDSALKSLNQAATDLTLNPAKPGKTKLQAAYDKNKTVTNPDDKYTSESWQAFQKALSDAQKVLADTNATQDSLDTTLQKLNNAYAGLKLNSQKPDKSALQTAYDKDSTVTNQANKYTTASWTTFQSALANAKKVLADTDAVQADVDTALQKLNNAYDGLTLSPDKSALQTVLTEAQTLSHSAVTGDHEGNYPADALKTLQVAIDTAKKVADNPDASKDDIDTAASTLKQAVTAFKQTVVTVNRDQLTQLVTESQTLRADDYTQNSWTPYQQAVAAAQKLLAGKPSQQELDAAATALKKAKTSLVAAPTGKLPSTGDASSESASSSEETASSSTAKYPSTGESQLSLAVTMAAVVFLIGISGFAWFLHQKGKAK
- the uxuA gene encoding mannonate dehydratase, producing the protein MSDLKMGFRWFGEKDDPITLQQIRQIPGTQQVVGALFDVPVGEVWPKEKIAALKKQVEDAGLKLEVIESVNIHDDIKIGLPSRDKYIENYKETIKNLSEYGIKVICYNFMPIFDWLRTNLHYQLEDGSNVMAFQHQYLKDDPHDIIDSVRNNSEGYVLPGWEPERLAEIERLFKAYADVDAAKLRENMKYFLDAIIPTCEKYDVRMAMHPDDPPRELFGLPRVYKNAEDMRIIESMHESRYNGFTICTGSLGENPNNDVPAIIREFVKKDRAPFIHARNIEFINKEGDFHESDHLSKDGSLDMYEIMKALHDLDYDGYIRPDHGRNIWGENGRPGYGLYDRALGITYLNGLWEALEKGSAK
- a CDS encoding bifunctional 4-hydroxy-2-oxoglutarate aldolase/2-dehydro-3-deoxy-phosphogluconate aldolase, encoding MQKYDYLNRLINTGCVAVVRGDDADEAVKTVDAVIAGGVTGIELTFTVPHADKALDELSEKYGDREDVLIGAGTVLDPATARLAIIAGAKFIVSPSFNADVAKICNLYSIPYTPGCFTPTEIQTALEAGVDLVKVFPGSVAGPAMVKALHGPFPQLAIMPTGGVSLDNLETWFDAGVTLVGAGSNLTAAAKTGDYAGVTATAKKYRAKLDAIRAGK
- the uxaC gene encoding glucuronate isomerase — its product is MAFLDDDFLLTNEPAKQLFHQYAADLPIIDFHCHLNPQEIYENRNFKNITRIWLNEGTYGDHYKWRLERANGVPEELITGDGDDYEKFVAWCKTMENAWGNPVFEWTHLELRRFFGSDLVLSRDTAKKVWDLTNAKLATPEFTPRALIRRSHVEVVCTTDDPASDLHYHELIANDEDTNGFKVLPAMRPDKLMAICANTYGDYLQTLGKAAGVEITDFASLKKAMKQRFTFFAEHGGHLSDHGLNSFHYRPVDQEALDTIIKKGIENRPVSDVENDQYLTGLVEMLMDLNREFNWTMQFHANVDRSLSLPNLKKIGPDTGFDAMGSQPDLVGEFRDLFQAMDARGPLPKVIFYSLNPNDWLPLITMLQSFVGQGDKQHLQLGAAWWFNDTAEGMHRQLQTFAQQSLLPNFVGMLTDSRSFLSYPRHEYFRRVLCNFYGELVEQGRVPYDLDALGRIVKNISYGNAHDYFGFYDNNND